A single window of Hemibagrus wyckioides isolate EC202008001 linkage group LG28, SWU_Hwy_1.0, whole genome shotgun sequence DNA harbors:
- the LOC131348763 gene encoding cystatin-B-like, whose amino-acid sequence MAQVCDQPGQLCGGTGHVKRSNKEVQKICDEVKLQVEEKAGKKFDVFKATAFSTQSVAGTNYFIKVQVGEKDYIHLRVFRSLPSDGYKVSLHDIQTSKTSQDPIEYF is encoded by the exons ATGGCTCAGGTGTGTGATCAACCCGGTCAGTTGTGCGGTGGAACAGGTCACGTGAAGCGCTCTAACAAAGAGGTGCAGAAGATCTGCGATGAG GTGAAACTGCAGGTGGAAGAGAAAGCTGGGAAAAAGTTCGATGTGTTCAAAGCCACAGCTTTCAGCACTCAGAGTGTAGCAGGAACAAATTACTTCATTAAG gtgcagGTTGGAGAGAAAGACTACATTCACCTGCGTGTCTTCAGGTCTCTCCCCAGTGATGGATATAAAGTCTCACTGCATGATATCCAGACCTCAAAAACTAGCCAAGACCCTATCGAATacttctga